A part of Clostridium novyi genomic DNA contains:
- the ptsP gene encoding phosphoenolpyruvate--protein phosphotransferase: MIKGTGVCPGIAIAKALILKEEELIVEKKSITDIESEKIKFNSALLKSREDLQKIHDNVLKDIGKDKAEIFQAHLMILNDPELINPTISKIETGLNAEFAFQEVTTQMIQIFESIEDEYLKERAADVRDVSKRVLTYLLGKEVTDVSILPEEVILVAEDLTPSVTASMDKSKVKGFLTNIGGKTSHTSIMAKTLEIPAIVGLKDITERVKNGDILAFNGKTGEIIINPNLQELDRYKEEKINFENYKKEIKELIGKKSTTKDGKTVELAGNIGTPDDIDGLLVNDAEGVGLFRTEFLYMNRNEIPSEDEQYEAYKKVLEAMNNKPVIIRTLDIGGDKEVPYMHLPKESNPFLGYRAIRLCLDRKDLFITQLRALLRASIHGKLRIMFPMISSLEELLQAKHILNETKEALIKEGIKVSNNIEVGMMIEVPSAAIISDILAKHVDFFSIGTNDLIQYTTAVDRINEKISYLYTPMNPAVLRLIKLVIDNAHKAGIWAGMCGEVAGDERLIPVLLGMGLDEFSMSAISILPARRLISSLSLKEAEAISNRVLSLDSAEEIATLLSNL, translated from the coding sequence ATGATTAAAGGAACTGGAGTATGTCCTGGTATAGCTATTGCAAAAGCTTTAATTCTTAAAGAAGAAGAACTAATTGTAGAAAAAAAATCTATTACTGATATAGAAAGTGAAAAAATTAAATTTAATAGTGCACTTTTGAAATCTAGAGAAGACTTACAAAAAATACATGACAATGTATTAAAGGATATTGGTAAAGATAAAGCTGAAATTTTTCAAGCACACCTAATGATTTTAAATGATCCAGAACTTATAAATCCAACTATATCTAAAATAGAAACTGGATTAAATGCTGAATTTGCTTTTCAAGAAGTTACAACTCAAATGATTCAAATATTTGAATCTATAGAGGATGAATATCTAAAAGAAAGAGCAGCAGATGTTAGAGATGTATCTAAAAGAGTTTTAACTTACCTTCTTGGTAAAGAAGTTACGGATGTATCTATATTACCTGAAGAAGTTATACTTGTAGCAGAAGATTTGACTCCTTCTGTTACTGCTTCTATGGATAAATCTAAAGTTAAAGGATTTCTAACTAATATAGGTGGAAAAACTTCTCACACATCTATAATGGCAAAAACCTTGGAAATACCTGCTATAGTTGGACTTAAAGATATTACTGAGAGAGTTAAAAATGGTGATATTCTTGCTTTTAATGGTAAAACTGGAGAAATTATAATAAATCCAAATTTACAAGAACTAGATCGCTACAAAGAAGAAAAGATTAATTTTGAAAATTACAAAAAAGAAATAAAAGAACTAATCGGTAAAAAAAGCACTACTAAAGACGGCAAAACAGTAGAACTTGCTGGAAATATTGGAACTCCAGATGATATAGATGGATTACTTGTTAATGATGCTGAAGGTGTTGGTCTTTTTAGAACTGAATTCTTATATATGAATAGAAATGAAATTCCTTCTGAGGATGAACAATATGAAGCTTATAAAAAAGTTTTAGAAGCTATGAACAACAAGCCAGTTATAATTAGAACATTAGATATAGGTGGAGATAAGGAAGTTCCTTATATGCATCTTCCAAAAGAATCTAATCCATTCTTAGGTTATAGAGCTATTAGACTTTGTCTTGATAGAAAAGATTTATTTATAACTCAATTAAGAGCTTTATTAAGAGCTAGTATACATGGAAAGCTTCGAATTATGTTTCCTATGATATCAAGCCTTGAAGAATTACTACAAGCTAAACATATCTTAAATGAAACTAAAGAGGCTTTAATAAAAGAAGGTATTAAAGTTTCTAATAATATCGAAGTTGGAATGATGATAGAAGTACCTTCCGCCGCTATAATAAGTGATATTTTAGCAAAACATGTGGATTTCTTTAGTATAGGTACTAATGATTTAATTCAATATACAACAGCAGTAGATAGAATTAATGAAAAAATAAGTTATCTATATACTCCTATGAATCCAGCAGTTTTAAGACTTATAAAACTTGTTATAGATAATGCACATAAAGCTGGAATTTGGGCTGGAATGTGTGGTGAAGTAGCTGGAGATGAAAGACTTATTCCTGTTTTACTTGGCATGGGACTAGATGAGTTCAGTATGAGTGCTATCTCAATTCTACCAGCGAGAAGACTAATATCTTCCCTTTCTTTAAAGGAAGCTGAGGCTATTAGTAACAGAGTTCTAAGTTTAGACTCTGCTGAAGAAATTGCTACCCTTTTAAGTAATTTATAA
- a CDS encoding HPr family phosphocarrier protein, with translation MEKKLVLKAENGIHARPAATIATLCNKFKSDIKLNGYNCKSIMNLMCSGIKSGQEITIVTSGEDEKEAMDALVDLLNTLD, from the coding sequence ATGGAAAAGAAATTAGTTTTAAAAGCAGAAAATGGTATACACGCAAGACCAGCAGCTACTATAGCTACTTTGTGTAATAAGTTTAAAAGCGACATTAAATTAAATGGGTATAACTGTAAATCTATAATGAATTTAATGTGTAGTGGAATCAAATCTGGTCAAGAAATAACTATAGTAACTTCTGGTGAAGACGAAAAAGAAGCAATGGATGCTTTAGTCGACTTACTTAATACTTTAGATTAA
- a CDS encoding glucose PTS transporter subunit IIA, whose translation MKSKNNKGKIFGTLQKIGKSLMLPVSVLPAAGLLLRLGQDDLLGQLGPIFQNIAKAGDAIFSGLPLIFAVGVAIGFSGGEGVAALAAAIGHLILQSVLKATGQRLDMAIDMGVFGGIMIGLIAATLYNKFHNIKLPQVLGFFGGKRFVPIITSVASLIFSIIGGEVWPLFQDKINIFAHWATSSILGPAFYAAGKRLLIPLGLHHIYYPSFLYQFGEFTSKGIKYFGDTARYFHGDPTAGFFMAAEYPILMFGLPAAALAMILASKKESRKKISGMMISAAFVAFLTGITEPIEFSFIFVAPILFVFHVAAAFLSGIITSFLHIRLGYTFSASFIDYILGFKFAGHPWLIWLVGLAFFALYFVVFYFTIKLFNIHTPGREEEDSSSPKFDNIQGTEKAKRVLLAIGGKNNIEVLDACITRLRLTLKDPSIVDKSTLKALGAAGIFESGNNVQAIFGTQAEIIKDEIKSIIESGEDISLDNIDSIEEIHSSSNTEIQDNVVPDGSLDSQILLSPVSGKIMDLSEVPDDTFASKLMGDGIAIDPTDGIVTSPVDGTVAQLFWTNHALGIITDSGVELLIHVGIDTVQMEGRGFKAFVSQGDKVKAGDKLLEVDLDLVRKEAKSAITPIIITNSAQLKSIEILKDGDIKNKENILKVNL comes from the coding sequence ATGAAAAGTAAAAATAACAAAGGAAAAATATTTGGAACTCTTCAAAAGATAGGTAAATCCTTAATGTTACCGGTTTCAGTACTTCCTGCTGCTGGTCTTTTATTAAGATTAGGGCAAGATGATCTTCTCGGTCAATTAGGTCCAATTTTTCAGAATATTGCAAAAGCCGGCGATGCAATTTTCTCAGGTTTACCTCTTATATTTGCAGTTGGTGTTGCTATTGGATTCTCAGGTGGCGAAGGTGTTGCAGCTCTAGCAGCGGCTATTGGACATTTGATACTTCAGTCAGTTCTTAAAGCAACTGGTCAAAGACTTGATATGGCAATTGATATGGGCGTTTTTGGTGGTATTATGATTGGACTTATTGCCGCTACATTATATAATAAGTTTCACAACATAAAATTACCTCAAGTATTAGGATTCTTTGGAGGAAAACGTTTTGTACCAATTATAACCTCTGTAGCTTCTTTAATATTTTCAATAATTGGTGGTGAAGTATGGCCATTGTTCCAAGATAAAATAAATATATTTGCTCATTGGGCTACTTCATCTATTTTAGGCCCAGCATTTTATGCAGCTGGTAAACGTTTACTAATACCCTTAGGATTGCACCATATTTATTACCCATCATTCTTATATCAATTTGGTGAATTTACTTCAAAGGGTATTAAATACTTCGGAGACACAGCAAGATATTTTCATGGCGATCCTACTGCAGGATTCTTCATGGCAGCTGAATATCCTATTTTAATGTTTGGTCTTCCTGCAGCTGCTCTTGCAATGATTCTAGCATCAAAAAAAGAAAGCAGAAAAAAAATATCTGGAATGATGATTTCTGCAGCTTTTGTAGCTTTCTTAACTGGTATTACAGAACCTATTGAATTTTCATTTATCTTTGTAGCACCTATTTTATTTGTATTTCATGTTGCTGCAGCATTTTTATCAGGAATAATAACAAGTTTTCTACATATAAGACTTGGATATACATTTTCAGCTTCTTTTATAGACTATATTTTAGGATTTAAATTTGCTGGTCATCCATGGCTTATTTGGTTAGTAGGTTTAGCATTCTTTGCACTATACTTTGTAGTTTTCTATTTTACAATAAAATTATTTAATATTCATACTCCTGGACGAGAAGAAGAAGATTCTTCATCCCCTAAATTTGATAATATACAAGGTACTGAAAAAGCTAAACGTGTCTTATTAGCTATTGGTGGGAAAAATAATATTGAAGTACTAGATGCTTGCATTACTAGACTTAGACTTACTCTAAAGGATCCATCTATAGTAGATAAATCAACATTAAAAGCTTTAGGTGCCGCTGGCATATTTGAAAGTGGTAATAATGTGCAAGCTATTTTTGGAACTCAAGCTGAAATAATAAAAGACGAAATTAAGTCTATAATAGAATCAGGTGAAGATATTTCCCTTGATAATATAGATTCTATTGAAGAAATACATTCTAGTTCAAATACTGAAATTCAAGATAATGTTGTTCCAGATGGATCTCTTGATTCACAAATTTTATTATCACCAGTAAGTGGTAAAATTATGGATTTATCAGAAGTTCCCGATGATACTTTTGCATCAAAACTTATGGGAGATGGCATTGCAATAGATCCAACTGATGGAATAGTAACTTCTCCAGTAGATGGTACAGTAGCTCAACTATTTTGGACTAATCATGCTCTTGGAATTATAACTGATTCAGGAGTAGAACTTTTAATTCATGTTGGTATAGATACTGTTCAAATGGAAGGCCGTGGCTTTAAAGCTTTTGTATCTCAAGGTGATAAAGTTAAAGCTGGTGACAAATTACTTGAAGTTGATTTAGATTTAGTTCGTAAAGAAGCAAAATCAGCAATTACACCTATTATTATAACTAACTCTGCTCAACTTAAATCTATAGAAATACTTAAAGATGGAGATATTAAAAATAAAGAAAATATTTTAAAAGTAAATTTATAA
- a CDS encoding PRD domain-containing protein, translating into MEKYKVVKVLNNNVILVDYNCTKYILVGKGIGFGKKTDQLINDLTGIESKFISLEGLDSNSFSTFTDNLDPKILEITKDILKMISDEFNKPLDPKVHVGLIDHIQFTVKRLKDGLVLENPFLNETKLLYPKEYGVAEKAVTILSKELNMNFPDAEIGFITLHICGGLHQGSKKDALENAQLITKIINYVSEKLNIKLDPSSFEYSGFVNHIKGVLNRIKNNKTIKNNLLTELKRKNIIEYKIAYDVSKIIENVLQISVPEDEVGYITIHIMKLNSIVNC; encoded by the coding sequence TTGGAGAAATATAAAGTTGTGAAAGTTTTAAATAATAACGTTATTTTAGTGGATTATAATTGTACTAAATATATATTAGTTGGAAAAGGTATTGGTTTTGGTAAAAAAACAGATCAATTAATAAATGATTTAACAGGTATTGAATCTAAATTTATTTCTCTTGAAGGATTAGACTCTAATTCTTTTTCCACTTTTACAGATAATTTAGATCCTAAAATTTTAGAGATTACTAAAGATATATTAAAAATGATATCTGATGAATTTAATAAACCTTTAGATCCTAAGGTTCACGTAGGTCTTATAGATCATATTCAGTTTACAGTTAAAAGACTTAAAGATGGCTTAGTTCTAGAAAATCCATTTTTAAATGAAACAAAACTTTTATATCCAAAAGAATATGGTGTTGCAGAAAAAGCCGTAACTATTTTAAGTAAAGAATTAAATATGAATTTTCCAGATGCAGAAATTGGATTTATAACCCTTCACATATGCGGTGGATTACACCAAGGATCTAAAAAGGATGCCCTTGAAAATGCTCAATTAATCACTAAAATAATAAATTATGTTTCCGAAAAATTAAATATTAAACTAGATCCAAGTTCCTTTGAATATAGTGGATTTGTAAATCATATTAAAGGAGTTTTAAATAGAATAAAAAATAATAAGACAATAAAGAATAATCTATTGACAGAACTTAAGAGAAAGAATATAATTGAATATAAGATAGCATATGACGTTTCCAAAATAATAGAAAACGTTTTACAAATTTCCGTACCAGAAGATGAAGTGGGATACATCACTATCCACATCATGAAATTAAACAGCATAGTAAATTGTTAG
- a CDS encoding DMT family transporter, with product MYKIYAIIVGVLLATMISINGALSGKMENCFALIIIHLVGGLTTCILLLITRRKFSIKGIPFYFLCGGFLGFFVVFINNICVVKIGVALTLALSLLGQSIVSGIIDHYGLLGMEIHKFKKEKIIGFIIILAGIVVMTVY from the coding sequence GTGTATAAAATATATGCTATAATCGTAGGGGTTTTGCTAGCTACTATGATAAGTATTAATGGAGCATTGTCAGGTAAAATGGAAAATTGTTTTGCCTTAATAATTATTCATCTAGTAGGTGGGTTAACTACGTGTATATTACTATTGATAACTAGAAGAAAATTTAGTATTAAAGGTATTCCTTTTTATTTTTTATGCGGAGGATTTTTAGGTTTTTTTGTGGTCTTTATTAATAATATATGTGTTGTAAAAATAGGAGTGGCATTAACATTGGCGCTTAGTTTACTTGGACAATCAATAGTATCGGGAATTATAGATCATTATGGATTATTAGGAATGGAAATTCATAAATTTAAAAAAGAAAAAATTATTGGATTTATAATAATATTAGCTGGCATTGTTGTAATGACCGTTTATTAA
- a CDS encoding DMT family transporter produces MIYLLLSFIGGSIIIISMTLNARLSDHIGLLEGTLINFISGFIPSIIYLFINFNNINVRKNEFLNIPFWMYLGGAVGVLVVCVSNFVMPKIPTIYTTLLIFIGQLFVGTIVDYFTNIMISKGKLIGGALIIAGLFYNFKIDSKSSEGDSNIQEV; encoded by the coding sequence ATGATATATTTATTACTTTCATTTATTGGTGGATCAATTATTATTATATCAATGACACTAAATGCTAGGTTGTCAGATCATATAGGATTATTAGAGGGAACACTTATAAATTTTATAAGTGGTTTTATTCCATCAATTATTTATTTATTTATTAATTTTAATAATATTAATGTACGGAAAAATGAGTTTTTAAATATTCCATTTTGGATGTATCTAGGTGGAGCTGTTGGGGTATTAGTTGTATGTGTTTCAAATTTTGTAATGCCTAAGATACCGACTATATATACAACTTTATTAATATTTATTGGACAGTTATTTGTAGGAACTATTGTAGACTATTTTACAAATATAATGATTTCTAAAGGAAAATTGATTGGTGGGGCATTGATAATTGCTGGATTATTCTATAATTTCAAGATAGATAGTAAGTCTTCAGAAGGAGATTCCAATATTCAGGAAGTGTAA
- a CDS encoding GntP family permease, which produces MGVISILISLILLMYFAYRGVSVIILSIILALFAVVMNGESHIMVMYTEVFMKAFALYVKQYFPVFLLGAIFGKIIDDSGSAKAIAKIIAKKLGVQRAVLAVVLSVGILTYGGVSVFVVAFAVYPIAAQLFKEADIPKKLIPASIVLGSFTFTMTAFPGSPQIQNTIPMPYFGTDAYASPILGIIAGTFMFGAGMLWLTYRVKKAKAIGEGYGEDKSEVAKCDDSNLPPIWIALLPTILVLTLNFILSKFVFVAGKYNGTYLEKEPYLMKLSNVSGTWSLIIALTISIIVAILFNFKRMKSIVKSLNEGTAGALSAIINTSSVVGYGNVIKILAGFVIIKNVIMQISSNPIVSEAISVNILSGITGSASGGMSIALGILGQQYLHMASQIGISPEVLHRVAAIASGGLDSLPHNGGIITLLGVCGMTHKEAYKDIAVCSVIIPIIALIIIVMLANLGVV; this is translated from the coding sequence GTGGGAGTAATTAGCATTTTAATTTCTCTAATTCTTCTTATGTATTTTGCATATAGAGGAGTTTCAGTTATTATTTTATCAATAATTTTAGCATTATTTGCAGTAGTTATGAACGGTGAAAGTCACATAATGGTAATGTATACAGAGGTATTTATGAAGGCTTTTGCTTTATATGTTAAGCAGTATTTTCCGGTATTCTTATTAGGTGCTATATTTGGAAAGATAATAGATGATTCTGGATCAGCTAAAGCTATAGCAAAGATTATTGCCAAGAAATTAGGTGTACAAAGAGCAGTTCTAGCCGTTGTTTTATCAGTAGGTATATTAACATATGGTGGTGTTTCTGTATTTGTTGTTGCTTTTGCAGTATATCCAATAGCTGCTCAATTATTTAAAGAAGCAGATATACCCAAAAAGTTAATTCCAGCTTCTATAGTATTAGGATCATTTACTTTTACTATGACTGCATTTCCAGGGTCACCACAAATTCAAAACACAATACCAATGCCGTATTTTGGAACAGATGCCTATGCATCTCCTATACTAGGCATTATAGCTGGTACATTTATGTTTGGTGCTGGGATGTTATGGCTAACTTATAGAGTAAAAAAAGCTAAGGCCATTGGAGAGGGATATGGAGAAGATAAAAGTGAAGTAGCTAAGTGTGATGATAGTAATTTACCTCCTATATGGATAGCACTTTTACCTACTATATTAGTTTTAACACTAAACTTTATATTATCTAAATTTGTATTTGTAGCAGGAAAGTACAATGGTACATATTTAGAAAAAGAGCCTTATTTAATGAAATTATCTAATGTTTCAGGTACTTGGAGCTTAATAATAGCATTAACTATATCAATTATTGTTGCAATATTATTTAATTTTAAAAGAATGAAAAGTATAGTTAAAAGTCTTAATGAAGGAACAGCTGGAGCACTTTCTGCAATAATAAATACATCATCTGTAGTAGGATATGGAAATGTCATAAAAATATTAGCAGGTTTCGTTATAATAAAAAATGTAATTATGCAGATTTCAAGTAATCCGATAGTTTCTGAAGCTATATCTGTAAATATATTATCTGGAATAACTGGTTCTGCATCAGGAGGAATGAGTATAGCTTTAGGAATATTAGGTCAACAGTATTTGCATATGGCAAGTCAAATAGGAATAAGTCCAGAGGTACTGCATAGAGTAGCAGCAATAGCCAGTGGAGGACTTGACTCATTGCCACATAATGGAGGGATTATTACATTACTTGGTGTATGTGGAATGACTCATAAAGAGGCATATAAAGATATAGCTGTATGTTCTGTAATAATACCAATAATTGCTTTGATTATAATAGTAATGTTGGCTAACCTAGGTGTTGTTTAG
- a CDS encoding DEAD/DEAH box helicase has protein sequence MVMIMAIMIPESISTLNNITNGEKKVFKILKNLLPKDYICWFDLRVNNRYPDFIILAPDLGIIVLEIKDWEVGSIEKANINYFKLKTLGICTNPLKQARDYMFNIVNNLKKDKKLTQNNEKYNGSLKFTYGHGVIFTKITRNAFNKVEFNGVLEENFIIFQDDLNSIENNSDKHMLKSKLENMLPMKFKFNNLDEDIINRIRGNLFKEVNLVESNDKIFKVMNLQQEMYAKGLGYGHRVIRGVAGSGKTTVLICRAKYLKEVHKDWNILVLCYNKTLAAFLRKVINGKEKNSNVEVIHFHEWINKISKQLGLKTGIYKEEDVAKNISGITEEMLQRLIKYDAILIDEGQDLEEEWLKFIVKNLRNSQESHLLLASDGAQNLYSRKYTLKSVGIKAVGRTVIMRENYRNTKEILKLANDLLLHSNLKNDNEDENDFIIEPNSILRNGQIPKIIEALSFEDEVEKIINNIIKLNNQGLDYGEIAILCPYNKYKGIEYTKIIKENLKKNFIDYDILNKDYNKYEFQYYKDRVKISTIYSAKGLDFEAVFICGINNGLIKRKDESKKLLYVGMTRARRILNITYSVKNELTNIIATSCKEMEKHNISQEIENIKPKEIEDNKNSIDINENKKQSKGFWQRLREKIGYN, from the coding sequence ATGGTGATGATAATGGCTATTATGATACCAGAAAGCATTAGTACATTGAATAATATTACTAATGGTGAAAAAAAGGTATTTAAAATATTAAAAAATTTATTACCCAAAGATTACATTTGTTGGTTTGATTTAAGAGTTAATAATAGGTATCCTGATTTTATAATACTTGCACCGGATTTAGGTATTATAGTTCTTGAAATTAAAGATTGGGAAGTAGGTTCTATAGAAAAAGCTAATATTAATTATTTTAAATTAAAAACTTTAGGAATTTGTACAAATCCATTAAAGCAAGCTAGAGACTATATGTTTAATATTGTAAATAATTTAAAAAAAGATAAAAAATTAACTCAGAACAATGAAAAATATAATGGAAGTTTAAAGTTTACTTATGGACATGGGGTTATATTTACTAAAATAACTAGGAATGCATTTAATAAAGTTGAGTTTAATGGAGTGCTTGAAGAAAATTTTATTATATTTCAAGATGATTTAAATAGTATAGAAAATAATTCTGATAAGCATATGCTAAAATCAAAATTAGAAAATATGTTACCTATGAAATTTAAGTTTAATAATCTTGATGAAGATATTATAAATAGAATAAGGGGAAACTTATTTAAAGAAGTAAATTTAGTTGAAAGTAATGATAAAATTTTTAAAGTTATGAATTTACAACAAGAGATGTATGCTAAGGGATTAGGATATGGACATAGAGTAATTAGGGGCGTTGCAGGAAGTGGGAAAACTACAGTTCTAATTTGTAGAGCTAAATATTTAAAAGAAGTACATAAGGATTGGAATATATTGGTGCTTTGTTATAATAAAACACTAGCCGCTTTTTTAAGAAAAGTTATTAATGGAAAAGAAAAAAATAGTAATGTTGAAGTTATACATTTTCATGAATGGATTAATAAAATTTCTAAACAATTAGGATTAAAGACAGGTATATATAAAGAAGAGGATGTTGCTAAAAATATTTCTGGAATTACAGAAGAAATGCTACAAAGATTAATTAAGTATGATGCTATTTTAATTGATGAAGGACAAGACCTAGAGGAAGAATGGTTAAAATTTATAGTTAAAAATCTTAGGAATTCACAAGAAAGTCATTTATTATTAGCATCTGATGGTGCACAAAATCTTTATAGTAGAAAGTATACTTTGAAATCTGTGGGAATAAAGGCAGTTGGAAGAACTGTTATTATGCGAGAAAATTATAGGAATACTAAAGAAATTTTAAAACTAGCTAATGATTTATTATTACATAGTAATTTAAAAAATGATAATGAAGATGAAAATGATTTTATAATAGAACCTAATTCTATTCTAAGAAATGGACAAATTCCAAAAATAATTGAAGCATTAAGTTTTGAAGATGAGGTAGAAAAAATAATTAATAATATTATAAAGCTAAATAATCAAGGTTTGGATTATGGTGAGATAGCTATATTATGTCCTTATAATAAATATAAAGGTATAGAATATACTAAAATAATCAAAGAAAATTTAAAGAAAAATTTTATAGATTATGATATTTTGAATAAAGATTATAACAAATATGAATTTCAATATTATAAAGATAGAGTAAAAATATCTACAATTTATAGTGCAAAAGGATTAGACTTTGAAGCTGTGTTTATTTGTGGAATTAATAATGGACTTATAAAAAGAAAAGATGAATCTAAAAAATTACTTTATGTTGGAATGACTAGAGCAAGAAGAATTTTAAATATTACATATAGCGTTAAAAATGAACTTACAAATATAATTGCAACAAGTTGCAAAGAAATGGAAAAACATAATATTTCACAAGAAATAGAAAATATTAAACCAAAAGAAATAGAAGATAATAAAAATAGTATAGATATTAATGAGAATAAAAAACAAAGTAAAGGATTTTGGCAGAGACTAAGAGAAAAAATAGGATATAATTAG